The Mangifera indica cultivar Alphonso chromosome 19, CATAS_Mindica_2.1, whole genome shotgun sequence nucleotide sequence TACAATTGATTGGTGTTGTTGAGTTTGTTTGAGCGGTATATCATCACGATCTCAAATGGGAGAATCTCTGTCTTCATGAAAACAGTGATGTGAAAATTTAGAATTTGGGGTTGGATGCATTGGTTGATTCTAATGATGGTTTGGTGATTGTGATGGTGGTGATGGGTGGAGATGAGATGGACTTAGATTGAGTCATCAGATGATTGGTGACTTGATAGAGTGGGTCTAGGTCGAGAGGCTCATCCTTTATAATGTTGTCTTTAACAGTGAGACCATTGAACTGGGAATCTTGCCGTGGCCAAACTTGAGATTAGATACAATAACATTGTTAAACTCATGATTGGAGACAACAACATTGCCAATCCTGCGGTTGGAGATGCTGTTGCCAAACTTGTGGTTGGAGATAACGATGTCATCACCAAACTTATCGATAGAGATGATGGCATTGCCAGTCTAATTCACGACTAGAGATGATGATATTACCAATCTTGTTTAGCTTAAGGGTGAGaattgtttgaaaaaatattcaattgagtattaagataatctattattataataatatttcataacattataatatattatttgaatgcGTAATCGAATTATGTGTAGTTCTACCGTAGAAATTTTAAAATCGGACCCATGTCACTTGAACTACATAGATATTGGGTGTTGGCTTGCTGCTGCTTCATAATTTCTTCTACGAAAACAAATTctagtgaaaatataaacataatcccactaaatacacaaaaattatatcaagaAAATGAAGTCAAAAAGAGAGAAACTCCTGCACTTGGGAATGATTGATAACTAGCATTAATGTCATTGatacaaacttaaaaaagattttgatatatatttttcaattctgTAGATATTTTTCTACAGTTGCAGACAAAGTAGACTTGGGCACAGCTCCAATAACACTCTCCTTCTTCTCTCCATTTTTGAAGAAGAGCACTGTAGGAATGCTTCTGATGCCATATTGAGTGGCAATGTTTGGGCAGTCATCGGTGTTGAGCTTGAAACAAGAGATCTTCCCTGCATATTCTTTGGCTAATTCATCAATCACTGGCGCTATCATTCTGCATGGTCCACACCAGGGCGCCCAAAACTCCACCAGCACTGGATTTTCACTTGCTATCACACTGTTTTCCCAGCTTGAATCTGTCACCACTTGAACTGCACACATAGAAAAGCATATATATGTGATGTTGgttcatttttttcaaagaatgataggggaaaataatattttaccttcATCCACAGCTTCGCGAGCTTTGCAAACAATTAAGGGGTGTCTGCCTGTGGGTCTGAGGGAAAAAGTGAGAGATGAGGATGGtgaagtaaataataaattggGTTTATTGAATCCTTTATTGGGTGGAAAATGAAGCTTTTGTAAGGATGAAAATGGCTGGCAGCATTGGATAACACCGGCTCTAGTGGTATACATTGTGTTAAGTTGAAAACAAGTCTCCAAAGCCATTCTTGCCTTTCTTTATTTCTCCTCTTGTAGAGAGTAGCGGGAAGATGTGGCCTTGgcgttttggtttttttaatcttctttctTTCAGATTCATGTGTGGATTTTCTGATTCTGGGAAGTGGATATGGTTACAGAATTGTGAGGTGCTGAAAGTGCACAAATTCATGTGGTTCATAATTTATTAGTGAACTCTCATTTGGAGAAATCTTAAAAGTAACAAATGCAGTCGTGGGATTGGCAgaaatattttctttgctgCAAAACATTGGCTTCTAATCTATGATGCATCTTCTGCCCCGTCGCTTGTGATCCAATTTGTGGCCCCTATATTGCTTACTTCaagccatgacttttctattgtTTCTCCactattatatacaaattcaataaaattaagtgtataaataatgatttgtcactttgtgattgaatattattttgtctttaatttttaacaatctAATTATGTAGCAATATAttgttgtttgtatataaa carries:
- the LOC123203036 gene encoding thioredoxin M-type, chloroplastic-like, yielding MALETCFQLNTMYTTRAGVIQCCQPFSSLQKLHFPPNKGFNKPNLLFTSPSSSLTFSLRPTGRHPLIVCKAREAVDEVQVVTDSSWENSVIASENPVLVEFWAPWCGPCRMIAPVIDELAKEYAGKISCFKLNTDDCPNIATQYGIRSIPTVLFFKNGEKKESVIGAVPKSTLSATVEKYLQN